TTATGGCTTTCGATTTTGAATACAACCGCTTGGTTGTCTCCGATGTCTACGATCCCTGCACCTTCGCCTGGACCCATCAGAACGCGAGGGCCTGTAACCGGGAACTTGCGAAGGACTGGCTTGGAGTTTTTGTAAGAGCAATGCTCCGACCACATTACGCTGAATACGCCGATCTCGACATAGTTTGGATTACGTCCGAGGAAGCCGCAGATTTTAGCATACTCATCGTCGGTTACGCCCATTTGCTTGTATATTTTCTGCTCTGCGATTTGCTCGGCAGTTGGTTCCTTAGCGGATAGCTGCTGCGCCATGTTTCTCCCTCCAAGTGCTTAGAATCGATGTAAACATTTTCTTGCCGTCCGCGGACCCGAGCAGCTCATGAATGGCGCGCTCCGGATGGGGCATCATACCTACTACGTTACCGGCCTTGTTGCAAATACCGGCGATATCGTCAACGGATCCGTTCGGGTTGTTACCCGCTTCATAACGGAATACGATCTGGTTGTTTTCTTGCAATTCTTTCAGTGTAGCATCGTCACAGTAGTAGTTGCCTTCACCGTGAGCAATCGGAATGTTGATCAGTTCGCCCTCTGCGTAGTCGCGAGTGAACGGAGTTGTATTATTTTCAACTTTCAAAACTGCCTGGTGGCAGCGGAATTTCATGCCGTTGTTGCGAAGCAGTGCGCCTGGAAGCAGTCTAGCTTCCGTCAACACCTGGAATCCGTTACAAATACCTAAGATGTATTTGCCCTCTTCAGCCGCTTTGACAACAGCCTTCATCACATTCGTAAATTGAGCGATAGCGCCGCAGCGCAGATAGTCTCCGTAGGAGAATCCACCTGGTACTAGAATGCAGTCATACTTGGAAAGGTCGTCAGCCGTATGCCAGACGTAGTCAACAG
This genomic window from Paenibacillus hexagrammi contains:
- the purQ gene encoding phosphoribosylformylglycinamidine synthase subunit PurQ, with the translated sequence MNFAVLVFPGSNCDIDCYKAIEDTIGQPVDYVWHTADDLSKYDCILVPGGFSYGDYLRCGAIAQFTNVMKAVVKAAEEGKYILGICNGFQVLTEARLLPGALLRNNGMKFRCHQAVLKVENNTTPFTRDYAEGELINIPIAHGEGNYYCDDATLKELQENNQIVFRYEAGNNPNGSVDDIAGICNKAGNVVGMMPHPERAIHELLGSADGKKMFTSILSTWREKHGAAAIR